The following is a genomic window from Panthera uncia isolate 11264 chromosome B4, Puncia_PCG_1.0, whole genome shotgun sequence.
GTCCGATAGGGAGGATATATCAACatgcatttttaatctttttcttagATTAAAGAGATGGCTTTTGGCAGTGTATTTTAACCAGAGAGAAATGATTTGCACTACTCTCAGAATCTACTTTACTGTCAGCTTTAATCCacctgagaaaaaagaaaaaagtgatcaTTCAAATGCATATAATTCATAGACATTGCAAAAAAGAGCCACCTGTTTCTGCAGTCCTAATATTAACAGTCTGACACAGAATGCGGTGGGAATATTGATTGGCATATGGTAATAAAGAAGCCGTAGGCTTAATTTACAGACATGTGACGTATAGGGCATTTTAACCTAATAAACTTTACGTTTCTGGGTAGCTCGTAAAAGAGAAGCCATTTCAATTGTTTTGCTATTCCATACACTTTTGTAATCCAAAATATATTTCGATCCAAAATAAGtcaaataatttttgtgtgtttgtgtgtatatatacacatactttttttaattaagtttttgaGGCTATACAGCCACTGTGCCTATGGTCTGaagccatatatatattatatttcctctaacatatgtgtgtgtgtgcgtgtacacacaaatacatgtatttgtagCAGATACtggtataaaatatatacactttgtTGTCATATTGGTTATACGtgaaattattcattttgaaataacctCAGGCCAGGACTTGTAGTAACTATTTGAAGGCCTTACTTAGTGTCCCCTTGGTGACCCATGCAGTAGCTCAAATTAAACCTTTGTGCATTGGGTTTATGAATAATCTTTTgttccaaagaaagcaaaagcctCAGTCTGATTTAACAccaaagaataaatttctctgaCTTTCTAAGTAAATCTAAACACATTCTATTGACAAAATGGACACACAGGGGATTTTCTAAATACCACACATAATTACACGTTTGCACACTTAGAGGGTAATCCTATGATACAATTTcgatctccatttttaaaagataatcaccagaaaggagagaaaagaaaattcacaagaaaaaggaaatgtgaaaatgATCATAGGCTTGGGAATTCCCTCAAATCCAGAAAATTCCAGGTTAAGGCTTGAAGTTGAATCATTCCCAGGACTAGCTCTAAAGTTAACAAAAGTACAAGGCAAACAATTTCTTTGGGGACAAGCAGCATTATTTCAATTAGACCTTCTCCTGCAGGGTAAGATCATTCTCCCCACACTATGAATGGACTCCAAGTATCATCAGAAGCAGGTAAACTCACAAGAACCAAAGCTGATATATGGATCAAAGCAGCAGGGTCACAGAACACCAAAGTATCATAGATATTGGAGAAATAATTCAGTGTCTtagatttttctataaaaatttgtGATCTATATAGGACTTCATTCACATGGACACTAACAATAAGGAGGAGAATTTGCTTTGGCGGTAATGGATAACACATCTGCTtatcttgcttttaatttttttttttttttttttttttttacagaatgtTTCTGAGTATACAGATGTGAGTCAGGTAGCATTTGAATTCCCCACATATACACAACTGAGGTGCCCCGCAACTGGCATCCCCTGGGATCCTTGATTCAGTGACGTCAGCCATACGAATCCAGTGTCCAAACTCAGAATAATAAGCTTAGTTTCTGCGTTATCAGTCCGCATAAATAATAAATCCAGAAAATGTGCTGTATTTGTTGTTATTTCCTCCGTGTGCTTTCCCGCCATCTAGTTTGATGTAGACTTCATCTCCTGGCTCCAAATGGAGAACCACACTGTTACTGGCATAATCATAATTCTGATCGGCGTCTTGGGCAATGGCACTGGCACGCACCTATGTGAAACAAACAAGAATTAGAATGCGTGGAAGAAAATTCTccagtattctctctctctctgtctctctctctgtctctctcttttttcatccattcacaGCACCGTAAGCAGACTTGCTGCCATAGCACAGAATTTAGCATGAGAGAGTCCACCTGGGCCTTGGAGCTCTTTGAGGAGATCTTTGCAACAGTTCGAGCTCTATCACTGgaaaggaggaacagaaagaagaaaatggtgcTTTCCTGAGGGTCACGGCAGCCGTCTTTTCCTACCTTACATGGTAAACAATGCACACCAACCTATTCTCTTCCTAAATCAGcactttttctaattccttgaaCCTCTACGCCCAATCACTTCTTGGAATGGAAATAAGGgtaatttttttgcatttcaatTCAGACCAATTAGCAATAATCTAAACCAGCTGTTTATGAGTACAGAGGTTTAATCCAAACTTCAGCGGGTCCCCAGGATTTTCAGAAAATTGAGATCCACAGGCAGTTgagattcagagaaataaaacaactcCAGCTCTActacataggggaaaaaaatgaagaaagcctTTTCATGTGAGGTTTTCGAAATCTAATTCAagtaaagccttttttttttttttttgccagaaatcTAACTCACTTAAACGTCACCCAAGTTTGCAgagttcatttttctatttgtggcTTTTTATTACTTCATTGTGCTGTGTGCacttcaataaattatttaattgccACATATCTAAAAGTTGTAGAAGGAAATAAGATTTGAGGCctctaaaatttctaaaactttttaatgatCTGATTGAATACCCTTTTATATTTAGGTGATTCTAAAATGTGTGGTTTGCTTTGAGGATAGAAGCTGCCTATAATCCTCTCATGTTCAGCCTGTCACATAGACATCCTATCACATTCTCAACTCCGATTAGGCTTCATATTCATTTAGCCATATTTTGATTCTgccttggaaaaaaaattttccataggCAGACTTatatttgacttatttcagtAAGACATCTTCTACTCTGTGCCTTGTTTCTATTCCATTATAATGGTGCTTCCCTTAATAACAGAGCAAACGATTTAGTGGTTTTGTAAACCTGTGTTATGTAATAATACCTGACTTGGGGTACCGTGTGCTGGCAAAATGAGGGAAACGAGGCACACATCAAGAATTTCCAGgtgtttctttcaaaatttaagtGATaggttttcaaattaaattttcatgGGCTATGTTCTCACATTAATGCTGAAATGTTAAAAAAGGAGAAGGCTCTTTGACACTGCTGAACTTGTGAAGTAAtttgagtaatattttaaaaatttctttctctggatATTGTATAGCAAAAGGAGAAAGGGGCTTAAAGGATTTAGAATTGCTTAACCCTGGGCTAACTGACACTAATACAGTGAAAGCAATGTACCACGCAATTATGCTCAGAAACACTGACTCAAATGTATACACCGATTCAGCGAGACGATCTGTGTTGACCATTAAGTAATAATACAATGTAACGTCACAATATTTCCTAGGAATTAATTGTAGGTTTGTAGGAGTTGAATGTTTTGATTCATTAATTTCACCTAGTTATAaattccctgggggggggggtggaatctaTGAGGAGGATAGTGCTGTTATGACCTGATGTTTTTCTTAACGTGTGAATTTTTAATGggttagagaaattaaaagacaaattagTAACTGGCCATATCAGTAATATATTAATGAATTCACAATCCATAAATATACTATTCAGCTATTACTGATAACCAGACATATTTAGTGCTTTAGGTATTTAATATATGCTCTATGGGTGTTGTGCTTTAACACTGTTCTCTATAGAAAGGCATCTGGAAACCAGGACTCATTAAAATCCCTTGATTTAGAGACAATAGTCttaaatgtagtttttatttgataGGGTATAAGCACAGAACCATATAAATGTGACCATTTTTATTCTGTAGGTACAACCACGGAGACCGGCAAATGCATTAGTGTGATCCCACAGACTAGAAGGTTACCCTTATggtttttcacttcctttgtcaTGTGActgctttttaataaaagtgattCTCTTAAGGTATTAAGCTATACTGTAGACCGCAAGACTTTCCCAATTAAATAACTGCCATACTCCAGCACGCTTTGGACAATTTCAGAATGTCTGCTCACCTGATCACGCTCGGAAGGTACAATGGCACTTGAAATTTCAAGCTCTAGTAACCAGCTCGGCGACTTCGAACAATTCTTCCTTTAAGCCATCAAACTACTGAGCAAGGTAATGCATCCACCTTGGAGGCTATTTTCAGGTTCCCAAATGTACACCGATTTCAGCATTTTCTCCGGGAATATGATGCATCCTTTCCTCAGCCCTATGTACCCATTTCTGCCTAAAGGTCCTCTAAAATCTTTTCATATCACAAGTTAACTATTTAGATTCCGCTACATCTGTAGTGCGGGTttcacagctttttaaaatgatggtATTAATTTGGCATTTCATTAATCTTGCTAATAAATGAATATCAACTCACAGACTGTTGTTTCCAATATATCTCATGTTCCTCGATGCTGTAATTCACAcattcttagaataaaaattGGTCCTGAGTTATTTAATGGTTCTAATCTGGGGCCAGCTTCAGTGGTTAATACAGTGGCTTGTTACAGGGACATTACAGTGACTGTGCTCACacagcaatttttaaattcaggtttGGCTGCTAAAAGTGTACAAACACATTACAATTATGTTTCCTGTCTCTTTATAAAGCCATTTGAGTCCAACTTTTACCTTTCATATCAACAAATGGTATGATTAGATTTTAGGTTGATGGTTTCAACGGGGAATATGAGAACTGTAATCCCTTTAGTGGCATATTTGTGAGAATGAAGCAGCCTGTGTGGCTTTAGCATTATCTTATTAGTGAGGGTTTATCATCGGAGACGATATTTATGGTAACATTTGCTAATTTAATTAATTGCTACTGATGCtcccataatttcattttcattgtactTCTGTGGGATCATAAACAAAAGGTTAAGTGGTGCATCAGGTTAATTTACCGGCCTTTGATGTTTCCATCTGTGATCCTGCATTCAAcacaaagcataaataaaatgcTTCCCATATAGTTACGGTCCAGAGGCACTCCTCTATCCTAGAGTGAACTgcatttttagtttaatttttgtgCTTCTCAAATCCACTTAATCCATGGCACATTACACTGACATAGatctctgagtttctgttttatgaaaacaaattagGTCTGCTCAGGGGGGAGACTGCCATGCTAAGAAGTGATCGGACAAGAACGTAACTGAAAACCAAGGCTAAACTATTTGTttcatagtaataaaataaatttcataaaatagttCTCATTTGCAACTCTCTGCAAATCAGACTTTACAAAATAGTCCTGTTCTAGGGATAAAATTCCTTAATGGTAATATTTTAATAGCCATTTTCCAAAAGAGTCCATGTCGAAGTCGAAAATACATTGTGTGGtgctacatatacatatattttttaattacttgttgCACACCTTTTGAAGAAGTCACAGCTTAATAATGCCAATGAAGAGCTTGCTACATGATAAGGTCAGCTggtttgccttatttttttttttttcctgatcctcACAGAATGTGCCTGCTAGGACGATACAAAGGAGCATTCGACTCtccaaacaatgaaataattttaaaaacaaaatgcaggtAGCGCATGTATAAGAAATGGTTTTCTTGGAATCAGTACAATATACCTGAGCTCAGCAGTTGAGATAAGAACACTTAAACTAATTAATATGTATCGTTCCCTGATTAGTCATGCAATTGCCATTGCTGGATACTTAAAGATGTGAGTGTTTTTATTCAGTGGCTGATAAAACTTGGTATTGTTCCATTTTAATTAATACCTCTAAAAACAATCCTTCAGCCCGACAGTAATTTCCAGACCTAACCTTTGAGTCAGAAGAGagccaatttgaaaagaaatgggtGCCTCATCACTGTCTGCCAAGGGGCTGGTCATCAACCATTTCGTAAAGGCGACAGAATACCTCTATTTGGGTACAGTGAGTCATGCCCTTTTTAGCCATTTACCTATACCTGGCTCACTGCtctataaatgatttttatttatcttaatattatttttgtgcataataactataataaacAACCCTGTCAGTGCCGCCTGGTggccattttcccttttcttttgttgttgtttgtttgttttgttttgttttgttttgttttacctgtCCTGTGGGTTCCTTGAgcttttttaattcctttagaAGTGacgggtgggaggaagggggagggcaggATTTTGTGCCCTTCCTTATACATTTAGAGTATTTGTCTTCCACTTTTGAAAAAACTCTGATACTGAATTAGGCCTTTGGAATAAATCCTGCCTTAATGCTGCTTAATAGAGACCTGGGTTAGAACCGAAAAGGTCTGATTTCGAGGGGGCGGGTGACCTGAAGCCCAATGAGCCCTTGTTAAATCTAAGTTGGCCACAGCGGGGTTCCCTGGGCCACCCAATAAGCAAAATTAAAGCCAGAGAACCCAGCCCAGACTTCAGGCTGCAGGTTGCAAGGCCTTGCCCGAGTGCGGCTGCTGATTCAGCGCGCGAGCCTCAGGTCTGATTACACTTTTAGGCAGTTACAAATACTATTGTCCTCTTCTGACTGAGAAATTAGACACACTTTGTTTTTGCACTGACCGCGAATTTCTCAAGCAAACGGTAAATTGGCCCCGGCATAAAAGTGCCACCCGTGGCCCTTGTGGCAGAGCCGACCAGCTAAGGAGACTAAGTCCCAGGGGCCCGCGCGCTGCTCTGAGGCTGGTTCACAGTCCTCAGAGTTCCAAGGCCAAGGCCACTGCCTCTCGAGAGAAGGCGGGGTTGGAAAGACTACCCAGCCGGTGGCCCGGGGCTCCCTGGGGGTGAGGCCCATCGCCCCAGGGCCGGCTCGGCCTCCTGCCCTCCTTGCCCCCTGCCTGTGCGGCCTCCTACCCCAGCCGGTGGAGTTAAGGACTCTGCGTTTGGGTGCGCGTTTTACGGAGTACACTCACGAgtctcaacttttttcttttgtcatcaaCACTCTTTACTTCTCCCCCTTCTTCTGCTGGGGCTGCAATCTAAACAGGAGTTTGCGTCTTGCATTTGACTATATGCTTGTTTCCGAGGTCTGGGACGCCGCGAGGGCCCTGGCGACCGCAAGTCCCCGGTCCCTCTTCGGCTCGGGACGCCCCACACTTGGACTCGCTCTTTCGGGTCCCTTCTTTCTCCAGAGGGCCCCTTTCTCCCCCGAGTTTGCCACCCTGGCACGCCCACTTCGGGGCTCCCCGCTAGCCGTCCTATTCCAGGCAAAGCCTGAGAGCGACCCTAAGCTGCAGAAGATCCCCCGGCCGAGGGTAGCGTCCCGCTCCCGGCCTCCCGGGGCACAGGCTGCCCAGGGGACCGAGCTCCCAGCTCCCCTGCCCTCGAGGGTCGCTCTCGCACTCGCGCGCACAGAGAGCGCGGGTCCTAGCTTGGGAACCGCCCTCTCCAGGCCTCCGGGCGCCCTCTTAGGCCCGCGACCCCCGCCTCTCCAGGGAGTAACAGCGTCCCCTCGGCTCCACTCCCTGGAGCCCGGCTGCCGCGCCCTTCCTCCGCGGGCTCCCACCCCCATTTCCGGGGTCTCCTCCCTCTTGCCTGCACCTTCCCGCGctccctccccgcccaccccgcTGCCTGCCGGCACTCACCTGGTTGTTCTTGCAGAGATCAGCCCACATGCTGGTGCCGTCCCCTCCGCGCATCAGGACGTGGTAGGTGAAGAAGTAGATGCCCGGGATAGAGCAGGTGAACTTGCCCGTGGTGGGATCGTAGTGGTTACCGAGGTTGGTGACCACGTCGTCGAACTTGAGCACCTCGTAGCCTTCGTGCTGCCGCTTGAGGCCGGCGTAGAAGGCGATCTTGGGCACCGTGCTGTAGGTGGCGGCGCTGATGGCCCCGGCCGCGTTCAGGCCGGGCGCCCCGGGCGGGCCCGGCAGGCCTTGGCGGCCGGGCTCGCCCTTCTCGCCCGGAGGG
Proteins encoded in this region:
- the C1QL3 gene encoding complement C1q-like protein 3, whose product is MVLLLVILIPVLVSSAGTSAHYEMLGTCRMVCDPYGGTKAPSTAATPDRGLMQSLPTFIQGPKGEAGRPGKAGPRGPPGEPGPPGPVGPPGEKGEPGRQGLPGPPGAPGLNAAGAISAATYSTVPKIAFYAGLKRQHEGYEVLKFDDVVTNLGNHYDPTTGKFTCSIPGIYFFTYHVLMRGGDGTSMWADLCKNNQVRASAIAQDADQNYDYASNSVVLHLEPGDEVYIKLDGGKAHGGNNNKYSTFSGFIIYAD